The genomic segment aatatatatattgatcatgGCCAAGTTATCATGTTCTTATTTCCTTGTACTCATGCTTGTATTGTCAGGTAATTTCatactttttcatatttataagcATCTAAAATAGACATGTACATGATAATTTTATGGAATTGTGATTGATCATGCTAATATATGTAACACGATGTTTTACTTTTGTAGCTTTTTTAATGGTTGAAAGAGCTGAGGGGAAGCTATGTCATGTGACGATTGTCAAAGAAATGCCATGTGATATTGTCGATTGCCGTTTAAGCTGCTTTAATGGGTACAATGGAGTTGGCAAATGTTTTGACGATCCTAAAGTCGGAGGGACTCAAAATTGTGGTTGTCTATATAACTGTTAgatgtgttttctttataaCCATTGTGGTCATtagttataataaaattaaatttatcacTTTCTTAATCGATATGAATAAAAGATCTTCATCCTTCCGTATATCATCCATTTGCAGTCTGAATGGTTTGTTTTGGAAAGCTTCCGAATACTAAATTAGCTATCATTTTACTGTCATGATGATATTCTTACGATGTCcacaatatgatatttttccTTGTCcattttgaacaaaaacataGTTTAAAATCAGAATAAGTAACCAACTTAGAACAATAAGGcttctttgaccaaaaaaaaaaaaaaaggcttctAATACCATATCAAACTTTATAGAttataaactaaatttaaaGTGGATGCCACGATCGAACGCAGAAGGGATTGGGATTCACTATATGCTGATtcgttttacaatttttttgcaaaaaatccattcacttctcttttaatatttcGTAACTTTATTTA from the Camelina sativa cultivar DH55 chromosome 12, Cs, whole genome shotgun sequence genome contains:
- the LOC104730406 gene encoding defensin-like protein 159 — protein: MAKLSCSYFLVLMLVLSAFLMVERAEGKLCHVTIVKEMPCDIVDCRLSCFNGYNGVGKCFDDPKVGGTQNCGCLYNC